One part of the Bacillus sp. FJAT-45350 genome encodes these proteins:
- a CDS encoding PIN/TRAM domain-containing protein gives MLKRIVQLFFILVGGTLGFIFIPDLIHLLNMGQIPAWLTNSYAGAVYGAIILYLTTFWLADYIVGAMRLLEEAIVKAPVTDVLFGTMGLIFGLIVAFLIGIPLNTINIPVVSSVLPIFITFFLGYFGFQIGFKKRDELINLFSITNRLGKKKETDAEMDMLLKQGVRNKILDTSVIIDGRIADICKTGFLEGTLIIPEFVLEELQHIADSSDVLKRNRGRRGLDILNKIQKELPIKVEIYEGDFEEIQEVDSKLVKLAKVIIGVVVTNDFNLNKVCELQGVPVLNINDLANAVKPVVLPGEELNIQVIKDGKEHNQGVAYLDDGTMIVVEGGRDYIGKTIDVIVTSVLQTSAGRMIFAKPKLLEKAL, from the coding sequence ATGCTGAAACGGATCGTTCAACTGTTTTTTATCTTAGTTGGTGGAACCCTTGGATTTATATTTATACCAGACCTTATTCATCTACTAAATATGGGTCAAATACCTGCATGGCTCACAAATTCATATGCGGGAGCAGTTTATGGTGCAATTATCTTATATCTTACTACTTTTTGGCTGGCTGACTATATCGTCGGTGCGATGCGGTTATTGGAGGAAGCAATTGTTAAGGCACCTGTCACAGATGTTCTTTTCGGTACAATGGGGCTAATATTTGGTCTTATCGTCGCTTTCTTAATAGGGATTCCTCTAAATACGATAAATATACCTGTTGTAAGTTCAGTCCTACCAATTTTCATTACATTCTTTTTAGGATACTTTGGTTTCCAAATTGGCTTTAAAAAGCGTGATGAACTAATTAATTTATTTTCTATTACAAATCGACTTGGTAAGAAAAAAGAAACTGATGCTGAAATGGATATGCTGCTGAAGCAAGGTGTTCGAAACAAAATTTTAGATACGAGTGTTATTATTGATGGGCGTATTGCAGATATTTGTAAGACAGGATTTTTAGAAGGTACGTTAATTATTCCAGAGTTCGTCCTTGAAGAACTTCAACATATAGCAGATTCTTCTGATGTTCTAAAGAGAAATCGTGGTCGTAGAGGCTTAGATATTTTGAATAAAATCCAAAAGGAGTTACCGATTAAAGTTGAAATTTATGAAGGTGACTTTGAAGAAATACAAGAAGTCGATAGTAAGCTAGTAAAACTCGCAAAAGTTATTATAGGTGTTGTTGTGACAAATGACTTTAACCTTAACAAAGTATGTGAATTACAAGGTGTTCCGGTTCTAAATATTAATGATTTAGCAAATGCCGTAAAACCGGTTGTATTACCCGGGGAAGAGCTTAATATCCAAGTAATTAAAGATGGTAAGGAGCATAATCAAGGTGTTGCTTATTTAGATGATGGAACAATGATCGTTGTTGAAGGTGGTCGAGATTATATCGGAAAGACAATTGATGTCATTGTTACTAGTGTACTTCAAACGAGTGCAGGTCGAATGATTTTTGCTAAACCTAAGCTTTTAGAAAAGGCATTATAA
- the disA gene encoding DNA integrity scanning diadenylate cyclase DisA, translating into MEDRNQNSFISEVLQLVAPGTPLRDGIDNVLRAKTGGLIVLGYNNEMMNIVDGGFFINCEFSPAYLYELAKMDGAIILSEDGKRILYANTQLVPNNFIESNETGIRHRTAERVAKQTRNLVISISQRRHVITLYQGEHRYSLKDIGVILTKANQAIQTLEKYKSVLDQGITNLGALEFEELVTFHEVSQVIHRIQMVLRIKNEILNYVNELGSEGRLITMQLNELVSNVEKDAALLIKDYVKNKEQDGFETLRELTKLSNEALLDDNVIVKLLGYSKTINVQEYTVSPKGYRILHKIPRLPPIVIENLIKEYGDLSKIMVASIGELDEVDGIGEARAKMIKEGLNRIQEQLFIDRHI; encoded by the coding sequence ATGGAAGACCGAAATCAAAATTCTTTTATATCAGAAGTGTTACAACTAGTTGCGCCTGGTACACCATTGCGTGATGGTATAGACAATGTTCTAAGAGCAAAAACAGGTGGTCTAATCGTACTTGGTTACAATAATGAAATGATGAACATCGTAGACGGTGGCTTCTTCATCAATTGTGAGTTCTCACCCGCCTACTTATATGAGTTAGCAAAGATGGATGGTGCAATTATCTTAAGTGAGGATGGAAAGCGTATTTTATATGCAAATACTCAGCTTGTACCTAACAATTTTATTGAGTCGAATGAGACAGGAATTCGCCACCGGACAGCAGAGCGGGTAGCAAAACAGACGAGAAATTTAGTTATTTCAATATCTCAAAGACGCCATGTTATTACATTATATCAAGGGGAACATCGGTACTCATTAAAGGATATTGGGGTCATTTTAACAAAAGCAAATCAAGCAATTCAAACGTTAGAAAAATATAAATCAGTTCTAGACCAAGGAATTACCAACTTAGGGGCATTAGAATTTGAGGAACTGGTGACTTTCCATGAAGTTTCACAAGTAATTCATCGTATACAAATGGTGTTACGAATAAAAAATGAAATTCTTAACTATGTCAATGAGCTAGGTAGTGAAGGGCGCTTGATTACGATGCAGTTAAATGAACTAGTATCTAATGTAGAGAAGGATGCTGCTCTATTAATTAAAGACTATGTAAAAAATAAGGAACAGGATGGTTTTGAGACATTACGAGAGCTAACTAAGCTGTCAAATGAGGCACTATTAGATGATAATGTCATTGTGAAGCTACTTGGGTATTCAAAGACCATTAATGTTCAGGAGTATACAGTTAGTCCAAAGGGGTACCGAATATTGCATAAAATCCCACGATTGCCACCTATCGTAATTGAAAATTTAATCAAAGAATATGGGGATTTAAGTAAAATTATGGTTGCTTCTATTGGAGAGTTAGATGAAGTAGATGGAATAGGGGAAGCGAGAGCAAAGATGATTAAAGAAGGCTTAAACCGAATTCAAGAGCAATTATTTATTGACCGACATATTTAA
- the radA gene encoding DNA repair protein RadA, which yields MAKKKTKFICQECGYESTKWMGKCPGCQSWSSMVEELVDTNPRSRSFVTSSSSDKKAQMITTVTSDTEERINTNMVELNRVLGGGVVPGSLVLVGGDPGIGKSTLLLQVSAQLARNKHRVLYISGEESVKQTKIRADRLDVVVDELFVLAETDLDYIDKAIEEINPMLVIIDSIQTVYQAEVTSAPGSVSQVRECTAALMKIAKTKGIAIFIVGHVTKQGSIAGPRLLEHMVDSVLYFEGERHHTYRILRAVKNRFGSTNEIGIFEMKEVGLEEVTNPSEIFLEERSQGVAGSIVVASMEGTRPVLVELQALVSPTSFGNPRRMATGVDHNRVSLLMAVLEKRVGLLLQTQDAYLNVAGGVRLDEPAIDLAIAISIASSFRNQMTNPTDVVIGEIGLTGEVRRVSRIEQRVNEAAKLGFKRVILPEKNIGGWTVPKGIKVVGVSSVEDALDVVLGG from the coding sequence ATGGCAAAGAAAAAAACAAAGTTTATCTGCCAAGAATGTGGGTATGAATCAACGAAATGGATGGGAAAGTGTCCTGGTTGCCAAAGCTGGAGTTCCATGGTAGAGGAGCTTGTTGATACGAATCCTCGTAGTCGAAGCTTTGTAACATCTAGTAGTTCAGATAAGAAGGCTCAAATGATTACGACTGTAACAAGTGATACGGAAGAACGAATTAATACAAATATGGTTGAATTGAACCGTGTTCTCGGTGGAGGGGTTGTACCAGGTTCTCTTGTATTAGTTGGTGGGGACCCAGGTATTGGGAAATCTACACTCTTATTACAGGTATCTGCTCAACTAGCGCGTAACAAACACAGAGTTCTATATATTTCAGGTGAAGAATCAGTAAAACAAACAAAAATAAGGGCTGACAGGCTTGATGTTGTTGTAGATGAACTATTTGTATTAGCTGAAACAGATTTGGATTATATTGATAAAGCGATTGAGGAAATTAACCCAATGCTTGTCATCATTGACTCGATTCAAACTGTATATCAAGCAGAGGTTACATCAGCACCTGGAAGTGTATCTCAAGTAAGGGAGTGTACAGCTGCATTAATGAAAATTGCCAAGACAAAAGGAATCGCTATTTTTATCGTAGGTCATGTGACCAAGCAAGGTTCAATTGCTGGACCTCGACTTTTAGAGCATATGGTAGATTCCGTTCTCTATTTTGAAGGAGAACGTCATCATACGTATCGTATCTTACGTGCGGTAAAAAATCGTTTTGGTTCGACTAATGAAATCGGTATTTTTGAGATGAAAGAGGTTGGACTAGAAGAAGTAACAAATCCATCTGAAATTTTCTTAGAAGAAAGGTCACAAGGTGTGGCAGGTTCAATTGTCGTTGCGTCTATGGAAGGAACTAGGCCAGTTCTAGTAGAGCTCCAAGCATTAGTATCACCGACGAGTTTTGGGAACCCGAGACGAATGGCAACGGGAGTAGATCATAATCGTGTTTCTTTATTAATGGCGGTATTAGAAAAGCGCGTTGGATTATTGCTACAAACACAAGATGCATATCTTAATGTAGCAGGTGGTGTTCGCCTTGATGAGCCTGCAATTGATTTAGCTATCGCTATTAGCATTGCATCGAGCTTCCGAAACCAAATGACAAACCCTACTGATGTGGTCATAGGTGAGATTGGGTTAACAGGAGAAGTGCGTCGGGTGTCTAGAATTGAACAAAGAGTTAATGAAGCAGCAAAGTTAGGATTTAAACGTGTCATCCTACCTGAGAAAAATATAGGTGGCTGGACGGTTCCTAAGGGAATTAAGGTTGTTGGTGTTTCTTCAGTTGAGGATGCGCTAGATGTTGTATTAGGGGGATAG
- the clpC gene encoding ATP-dependent protease ATP-binding subunit ClpC, with translation MMFGRFTERAQKVLALAQEEAIRLGHSNIGTEHILLGLIREGEGIAAKALQALGLGSEKIQKEVETLIGTGQEGSKTIHYTPRAKKVIELSMDEARKLGHSYVGTEHILLGLIREGEGVAARVLNNLGVSLNKARQQVLQLLGSNEATSGSQQSGGSATHANTPTLDSLARDLTAIAKEEGLDPVIGRSKEIERVIQVLSRRTKNNPVLIGEPGVGKTAVAEGLALAIVSNEVPETLRNKRVMTLDMGTVVAGTKYRGEFEDRLKKVMDEIRQAGNVILFIDELHTLIGAGGAEGAIDASNILKPSLARGELQCIGATTIDEYRKYIEKDAALERRFQPIRVNEPTLDESIQILKGLRDRYEAHHRVKITDAAIEEAVKLSDRYISDRFLPDKAIDLIDEAGSKVRLRSYTAPPNLKELEQRLEETRKEKDAAVQSQEFEKAASLRDTEQRLREELETMKNAWKEKQGQENIEVSVEDVAQVVAIWTGIPVSKLAEEETERLLKMEEILHQRVIGQEEAVKSISKAVRRARAGLKDPKRPIGSFIFLGPTGVGKTELARAVAETLFGDEEAFIRVDMSEYMEKHATSRLVGSPPGYVGHEDGGQLTEKVRRNPYSVILLDEIEKAHPEVFNILLQVLEDGRLTDSKGRTVDFRNTAIIMTSNVGASELKRNKFMGFTTDSEGQEHRDMKDKVMGELKRSFRPEFLNRIDEIVVFHSLEKKHIREIITLMAEQLKKRLAEQGIDLELTEAAKDKISDEGFDPEYGARPLRRALQKQVEDRLSEELLKGSISKGKKAIIDVEDGELVVHSKENAQV, from the coding sequence ATGATGTTTGGAAGATTTACAGAACGCGCACAAAAGGTACTTGCTCTAGCGCAAGAGGAAGCAATTCGTTTAGGACATAGCAATATTGGAACAGAGCATATTTTACTGGGGTTAATTAGAGAAGGGGAAGGTATTGCTGCTAAGGCTCTTCAAGCATTAGGTTTAGGTTCAGAGAAAATCCAAAAGGAAGTAGAAACTCTGATTGGAACTGGTCAAGAAGGTTCTAAGACAATTCATTATACACCAAGAGCAAAGAAAGTGATTGAACTTTCAATGGATGAAGCGAGAAAATTAGGACATTCTTATGTCGGAACTGAACACATCCTTTTAGGTCTAATTAGAGAAGGAGAAGGTGTTGCAGCTCGTGTATTAAATAATCTTGGTGTTAGTTTAAATAAGGCTAGACAACAAGTTTTACAATTGTTAGGAAGCAATGAAGCTACAAGTGGTAGTCAACAATCAGGAGGTAGTGCTACACATGCAAACACTCCTACGCTAGATAGCTTAGCGAGAGATTTAACGGCTATTGCAAAAGAAGAAGGTCTAGACCCTGTTATTGGAAGAAGTAAAGAAATTGAACGTGTTATTCAAGTATTAAGCCGTCGTACAAAGAATAATCCTGTACTTATCGGTGAGCCTGGTGTTGGTAAAACTGCAGTAGCAGAAGGTCTTGCTCTAGCAATTGTGTCAAATGAAGTACCTGAAACGTTACGTAACAAGCGTGTTATGACACTAGATATGGGTACAGTTGTAGCAGGAACAAAGTATCGTGGTGAATTTGAAGATAGATTGAAAAAAGTTATGGATGAAATTCGTCAAGCTGGTAATGTCATTCTATTTATTGATGAATTACACACATTGATAGGTGCTGGTGGTGCAGAAGGAGCAATTGACGCATCAAACATTTTAAAACCATCTTTAGCTCGTGGGGAGTTACAGTGTATTGGTGCGACTACTATTGATGAGTACCGTAAGTATATTGAAAAGGATGCAGCTCTTGAGAGACGCTTTCAACCAATTAGAGTTAATGAGCCAACTTTAGATGAATCTATTCAAATTTTAAAAGGATTACGAGATCGTTATGAAGCGCATCATCGTGTAAAAATTACAGATGCGGCGATTGAAGAGGCTGTAAAATTATCAGATCGCTATATTTCAGACCGTTTCTTACCTGACAAAGCGATTGACTTAATTGATGAAGCAGGTTCAAAAGTGCGTTTACGTTCATATACTGCTCCACCAAATTTAAAAGAGCTAGAACAAAGATTAGAAGAAACAAGAAAAGAAAAGGATGCCGCAGTCCAAAGTCAAGAGTTTGAAAAGGCAGCATCATTACGTGATACGGAACAAAGATTACGTGAAGAATTAGAAACAATGAAAAACGCATGGAAGGAAAAACAAGGTCAGGAGAATATTGAGGTTTCTGTTGAAGATGTTGCTCAAGTAGTAGCTATCTGGACTGGTATTCCTGTTTCTAAATTAGCAGAAGAAGAAACAGAGAGACTACTTAAGATGGAAGAGATTCTTCATCAAAGAGTTATTGGTCAAGAAGAGGCAGTTAAATCAATTTCTAAGGCAGTACGTCGTGCTCGTGCTGGCTTAAAGGACCCTAAACGACCAATCGGTTCATTCATTTTCTTAGGACCAACAGGGGTAGGTAAAACAGAGTTAGCTCGTGCAGTGGCAGAGACACTCTTTGGCGACGAAGAAGCGTTTATTCGCGTTGATATGTCTGAGTATATGGAAAAGCATGCAACAAGTAGATTAGTTGGTTCTCCTCCAGGATATGTAGGGCATGAAGATGGCGGACAATTAACTGAGAAGGTACGCCGAAATCCATACTCAGTAATACTGCTAGATGAGATTGAAAAGGCACATCCAGAGGTATTTAATATTCTTTTACAAGTGCTTGAGGATGGTCGATTGACAGATTCTAAAGGACGTACAGTTGACTTTAGAAATACAGCTATCATCATGACATCGAATGTTGGTGCAAGTGAATTAAAACGTAATAAATTCATGGGCTTCACAACTGATAGTGAGGGTCAAGAACATAGAGATATGAAAGATAAAGTTATGGGTGAGCTAAAAAGAAGCTTCCGTCCAGAGTTCTTAAACCGTATTGATGAAATTGTTGTTTTCCATTCACTTGAAAAGAAACATATTCGTGAAATTATTACATTAATGGCAGAACAATTGAAAAAGCGTTTGGCTGAACAAGGAATTGACCTTGAACTGACAGAAGCAGCGAAGGATAAAATCTCTGATGAAGGCTTTGATCCAGAGTATGGAGCAAGACCACTACGTCGTGCATTACAAAAGCAAGTAGAGGACCGTTTGTCAGAAGAGCTTCTTAAAGGGTCAATTAGCAAAGGGAAAAAGGCAATTATTGATGTAGAAGATGGAGAACTGGTTGTCCATTCAAAAGAAAATGCACAAGTTTAA
- a CDS encoding protein arginine kinase, giving the protein MSLERFISEAISPWMKKDGPDSDIVLSSRIRLARNLKDYTFPLIATMDESKGLVEHISSRVVGDYGSVGELELLHMDEMKPNEKRVLVEKHLISPHLADESKHGAVLLSGEESVSIMINEEDHLRIQCIFSGFQLIEGLELAGGIDDWIEEKLTYAFDEKRGYLTSCPTNVGTGLRASVMMHLPALAMTQQLNRILPAINQLGLVVRGIYGEGSEALGNLFQISNQITLGKSEEDIVEDLRGVVLQLVQQERSARKLLMQSSKLQLEDRVYRSYGILAYSRVIESKEATQRLSEVRLGIDLGLINGISGNILNELMILTQPAFLQQFAGETLSPDQRDERRAALIRERLRLEENS; this is encoded by the coding sequence GTGTCACTTGAACGATTTATTAGTGAAGCGATTAGCCCTTGGATGAAAAAAGATGGGCCAGATTCGGATATTGTATTGAGTAGTCGAATAAGATTAGCTAGGAACCTTAAAGATTATACATTCCCTCTAATAGCAACAATGGATGAGTCAAAAGGGTTAGTAGAACATATTTCAAGCAGGGTAGTAGGTGACTATGGTTCAGTTGGGGAGCTAGAGCTACTTCATATGGATGAAATGAAGCCAAATGAAAAGCGAGTCCTAGTTGAAAAGCATTTGATTAGTCCTCACTTAGCAGATGAGTCAAAGCATGGAGCTGTTCTTTTAAGTGGTGAAGAGTCAGTTAGCATTATGATTAATGAGGAAGACCATCTGCGGATTCAATGTATATTTTCAGGATTTCAACTTATTGAAGGGCTAGAATTAGCTGGAGGAATTGACGATTGGATTGAAGAAAAACTTACTTATGCCTTTGATGAAAAAAGAGGGTATTTAACAAGTTGTCCTACGAATGTAGGCACTGGTTTACGAGCATCAGTTATGATGCATTTACCAGCGTTAGCTATGACCCAACAGTTAAATAGAATTTTACCGGCTATTAATCAATTAGGCTTAGTTGTTAGAGGAATTTATGGAGAAGGTAGCGAAGCTTTAGGTAACCTCTTCCAAATATCAAACCAAATCACGCTAGGTAAGTCTGAGGAAGACATTGTTGAGGATTTACGAGGGGTTGTTCTTCAATTAGTACAACAAGAACGATCTGCTAGAAAGCTTCTCATGCAATCATCAAAACTACAGTTAGAAGATAGAGTCTATCGCTCCTACGGGATACTAGCATATAGTCGTGTGATTGAATCAAAGGAAGCGACTCAGCGATTATCAGAAGTACGCCTAGGTATTGACCTTGGTTTGATAAATGGAATTTCAGGTAATATTCTTAATGAATTAATGATATTGACTCAACCAGCCTTTTTACAGCAATTTGCTGGAGAGACGTTATCTCCTGATCAAAGAGATGAACGAAGGGCTGCTCTTATTAGAGAGCGCTTAAGGCTAGAAGAAAATTCGTAG
- a CDS encoding UvrB/UvrC motif-containing protein — MICQECNQRPATLHFTKIINGEKTEFHICEHCAKEKGEHFPGTNSFSIHHLLSGLLNFDPSSQGQSSTIKAPQNVSCEKCKMTYEQFARTGRFGCAHCYQTFSSKINPILKRVHSGNQTHAGKIPKRIGGSIQVRKQINQLKEEMKANIEQEEFEEAAIIRDQIRSLERSLEENQGEG; from the coding sequence ATGATATGCCAAGAATGTAATCAGAGGCCAGCAACATTGCACTTTACAAAAATAATTAATGGTGAGAAAACTGAGTTTCATATTTGTGAGCATTGTGCAAAAGAAAAGGGGGAACATTTCCCGGGAACAAATAGTTTTTCAATTCACCATTTATTATCTGGATTATTGAATTTTGATCCAAGCTCACAAGGGCAATCATCAACGATAAAAGCTCCACAAAATGTGAGTTGTGAAAAGTGTAAAATGACTTACGAGCAATTTGCAAGAACGGGAAGATTTGGGTGTGCGCACTGTTATCAAACGTTTAGTAGTAAAATAAATCCAATTCTGAAGAGAGTACACAGCGGAAATCAAACCCACGCTGGTAAGATACCAAAAAGAATTGGTGGAAGTATTCAAGTTAGGAAGCAAATTAATCAATTAAAAGAAGAAATGAAAGCAAATATAGAGCAGGAAGAATTTGAAGAAGCAGCAATTATACGTGACCAAATTAGATCATTAGAACGATCATTAGAAGAAAACCAAGGGGAGGGGTAG
- a CDS encoding CtsR family transcriptional regulator, producing the protein MRNVSDIIESYLKSILTKSEEDLIEIKRSEIAHRFQCVPSQINYVISTRFTIEKGYLVESKRGGGGYIRIIKVKANDDAALFDQMLNLINSQISQSYGESIVARLYEEEAISKREAKLMLAAIDRTIFQTTTEHRDQIRANLLKSMLQTLKYKNLD; encoded by the coding sequence ATGAGGAATGTCTCAGACATTATTGAAAGTTACTTAAAATCAATCCTCACAAAAAGCGAAGAAGATTTAATTGAAATTAAAAGAAGTGAAATAGCCCATCGCTTTCAATGTGTTCCTTCTCAAATAAATTATGTAATCAGTACTAGATTTACAATAGAAAAGGGGTACCTTGTTGAAAGTAAACGAGGTGGGGGAGGATATATTCGAATTATTAAAGTTAAAGCAAATGATGATGCTGCCCTCTTTGATCAGATGTTAAATCTAATTAATAGTCAAATTAGTCAATCATATGGTGAAAGTATAGTTGCTAGATTGTATGAGGAAGAAGCAATTTCAAAGAGAGAAGCAAAATTAATGCTTGCGGCAATTGATCGAACGATATTTCAAACAACAACCGAACATCGTGATCAAATAAGGGCAAATTTATTAAAATCAATGCTTCAAACCTTAAAATACAAAAACTTAGATTGA